From the Chryseobacterium fluminis genome, the window GTGGGAAGTTTTCTGCCGCTTATAGTTCCGTCCCAGACAGGGCGTTCCTTTGAAAACCTGAACATTTCCGTACCATATCTGTCGTAAACAGAACCTGTAAAGTCTGTAAAGTTTACAAGCGATGAAAGATTCAGGACATCGTTGATGCCATCACTATTAGGAGTAATAACATTGTTGATCTGCAGGGTGAAGAAATCAAGTGATCCCATGCAGTGTGTTCCTGCTCTTCTTACCGATACGACGTAATTGGTGTTATCTGAAAGATTTGTAAATATATTGGAAGTCTGCCAGCTGATTCCCTGATCAATGGAATATTCTAAAGTTGCGGAGATCATATTCATGACCGGATTTTGTGCAGTAACCGTTATCGTCTTTTTCATACCGTCATAGTCCAGAGCAGTTATAAAGGGGATGACCGCTCCCATTACTTTCGCCTGGAATACTTTTTTACAGACACCGTTATCGATTTCTACGGAATAGATTCCCCACTGGTCTGTCTCAATTTTTTGTGTGGTTGCTCCTGTGCTCCAGAGGAATTTAAAGCCTTCTCCTTCGCCGGCATCAAGCGTTACTTTATCTCCGATACACATTTCAATATCTTTTAGCGGGGAGGAGATGGCGGGTACAACTTCAATCCGTATGGTTGCAGGGTTCACGGACTTACATCCTTTTGGTCCAAGCGCATATACTGTAAAAGTTGTGGTCTGGTACAAAGTGACCGTCTGTATGTTTCCTGTTCCCGTAAAATTGTTCCACAGGTATGAATACCCACCTTCAGCGGTAAACGTCACCGATTCTCCCGGACATATTTTTATTTTTGATGCTTTTATTCTGGCAGTAGGAGTTGCTTCTTTCTGTAATGTAAGCTGAACGGTCTTATAACAGAACCCATTTGAGACGACCACGTAGAGTATTTGCCCGTCGTTGCCGTTATAGTCCAGAATATTCTGGATGTTATTGTTATTCTGTGCTATGGCATCAGCCTGATTTTCGTAGAATCTAAAGATTGCTCCGGGCGTCTGGCTTATGGCAGACGTAATGGTACTCAAATCGAAAGTGGTACGATCCGGTGTAGTACAGAGCAGTAATGTGGTATCATGAGCGACCGGAGTTATTCCTCCATGAATCTGTACTGTAGCTTTCCCTTTACACGGGTTTCCCGGAACCGTTACTTCAATAGTATAAGTACCCGGATCTGTTGCCGTAATAGTATTGGTGGTTGCATTGGGAATAGGAGCATTGTTATGATACCATTGGTAAGCAAAATTAGGATCATTTACTGATGCCTGCAGCACCTGAGAACTCTGGTCACATATATTAAGATCCGGGGGCAGAACATTTCCAAACTGATCCAATATCTGAGCACCAATATCAAAGGATCTTCCGTCTAAAAATACGGCAGTATCATATGATGTGTCTCCAGAATCTGCCAATGCCATTTTAAAATGATAGACCTGTCCGGGCACTACGCTGGCTATTGCGGTGAGAGGAACCGTCCGGCCGTTAAAATTCGTTTCAATATTAGCCGTATTATATCCTGCAAAATACTGTTGGTTGATAGCTGAGCACGCTCCCTGACTTATAGTTACTGCAGTTATTTCAGGGTGAATATTGGTTACACTTACCGGCCCGGCTCCTCCCGGAAGGACAGCAACATTTACATAAGGACCTCCTGCAGCAGGCTTTATAAGCAAAGCAAAGGCATCCGAATAACTGCAGGGATAATCGCCAACATATTCTTCAGAAGCTAATAAATAGTTAAATTTAACCTGAGTTGAATAGGGTATAAAGTCAAATTCCAAAACAACGGCATTTATTAGCCCCCTTTGAGGGTTGGTTGCTGTGAAAAGATCAGGATCACTCCCGGATCCAATATCATCATGTAGATGATTATTTATAGCAGAATTTCCCGCCTTTTTTACGTATCCTGTAGATAATACAATCCCATCTTTAAAAGGGAAGGCGGTAGCAGCTCGGTGAAAATATCCCCATGCTCTGGTAGAATCTGCTACTGCAGTATTAGGGCTTATCTGCACATTAAAAACATTGGGGGTGCCGCAGGAATTATTTACGGAAGGGGACAGCAAAACATCTCTCACCAGCTGGGTAATATCAAAGCCGGATTCGTTATAGCCGGCATCGTTTACATCAATAAAGGCTCCTGCTTTCAGAGATAGGGAAGAAAGTTTTTTCTTTTGCGGATCTCTGGGCTTGATATCCTGGGAATGAAAAAAATGTGATGATGCTAAAAGAATAAATAGCCAAAGGGTATAAACCTTCATAATATTTTTGTTTAAACAGGTTTAATAAATTATTCAAAGTTTTTCAGTAAGATCCATCCGGTTTTTACGATCTTTTCTTTACCGACAGGGCTTTCAAAAGCTACCTGATACCAGTAGGAAGCAGTGGGTAAACGCTTGCCCTGAAAGTAGCCGTCCCAGTACGGTTTTGTTTTTTCAGCTTTATAGACTTCTTTTCCGTATCGGTCAAAAATACTGGCACTGAAATTTTCATACTTATTGAGTCCTCTGAAATCAATAATATCGTTTAGATGATCTCCATTAGGAGTAATGACGTTTTGCATGATGAAGGTGAAATATTCCAGGAAGCTGACGCAGCTTGTATTTTTCACCCGTATTCGGATCGGGATGATTTTATTTCGTGGAACATTATGGAATATATTTGAAGACTGCCAGGTCATTCCGTTGTCTATCGAATATTCCAGAGTACTGTTGCTAGGATTGTCTGCCTTAAGCATCATCGTTCCGTTTTCGTTATAATCTGCTTTCTTAATTTCAGGAATTGTAGCTCTAATAACCTGTGCCTTAAATTCTTCTGAACATACTCCGTTACTGATCTTTACCGAATATTCTCCCGGAATGGCGGTTGTAATGGTTTGAGTGGTTTCACCGGAACTCCACTGATAGGTATATTCCGGTCCTGAACCTGCATCCAGGGTTATCATATCTCTGTCACAAATAGGCCCGCCTTTTAACGTTGAAACGATAGCAGGAACCACCTCAATGGTAAGGCGTGCCGGCACAGGAGACTTACATCCCTGGGCACCGATGGCATGTACAGAATAGGTGGTAGTCTGGGTAGGATTTACCGTTCTTATCCCTGAAGTGGTACCCGTAGAATCACTCCACAGATAGGTGGCTCCACCGGAAGCTGTTACCAATACAGATTCACCCGCGCATATTTTTAGCCTGGAAGCGGTAAGCAGTGCTGTCGGTGTTTCCTCTTTTTTTAAAGTTAGAGTTGCGATCTTGCTGCAGAAAGCTCCGTTGGACACAAGTACATATAAGATCTGCCCGTCTGTTCCGTTATAATTTGTCAGGTTGGTGATATGATTATTATTCTGTGCGACAGCATCTGCCTGATTCTCATAAAAACGAAATACGGCACCGACAGTTGTACTGATCATGGAAATTGCAGTATTTAAATTAAATGTAGCAGCATCTGTAGTGGTACACATCTTGAGTACAGCATTCTGTACAGTAGGGGATAAACCTCCTATTATAGTGATCTTAGCTGATCCCGGGCATTGATTTCCCGGGACAGACACTTTAACCTCATATATTCCGGGTACTGTTGCAGTATAAGCTATATTGGTAGCACCGGAAACAGGGATTCCGTCTTTAAACCACTGAAATGTCATTCCGGACGTTGGGGCGACCGATGCTTTTAATATTTGTGGCTGATGGTCACACAAGTAAATAGTGTCGGGTAGGATCATATTTGCCCCATCTACAATTTTAACCCCTATATCAAAAGATCCTCCTTCTAAGAAAACAGCAGTGTCTAGCTTTTGATCCTTATAATCGCATAAAACCATTTTAAAATGATAAGCAACACCGGGAGTTACATCCGCTAATGCCGTTAAAGGGATCGTTCGGCCTTTAAAGTTTGTTTCTACATTAGCAGTGTTATACCCCGCAAAATAGGATTCGTTAGAAGCAGCACAGGCAAAGTTTGCAGGATGAATATTGGTTACACTGATAGGGCCGGCTCCCCCCGGAAGTACCGCAACATTTACATAAGGCCCGCCCGCGACCGGTTTTATAAGTATGGCAAAAGCGTCGGAATAGCTACAGGGGTAAATGCCTGTATATTCTTCAGAGGCAAATAAGTAATTGAATTTTATTTTGTTAGAATAAGGAACGAAGTCGAATTCAAGGGCTACGGCATCATAGTGTTCGGCAATATTTGTATTGGTGGCAGCTGCCAGATCTGCATCCCCCTGCAAAGAGATCTTTGCTTCCAGGGGCGAAGATATAACGGAATTTCCAGCCTGTCTGGCAAACCCCGTAGTCAGGACCAGGCCATCCCGGAATGGGAAATTGGTAGCTGCTTTATGAAAGTAACCCCAAAACCTGTTGTCATCGGTCGCAGTATGGCCGGGGCTCACTTTTACATTCGTTACGTTAGGAGCTGAACAATGCGTTCCCCCTTTAATCAGAATATCGTTGACAAGTTGAGGAGGAGCATACGAAGAGGGAGCATAAGAACTTACGTTTACATCAATAAATGCTCCGGCTTTCATACTCTCAGCTGTAGCATTCTCCTTCGGCAGTATGCGCCGGGGTATCTGCTGTTTATTCTGAGGAAAAGAATATACAGATATTAACAGCACTATTAAAAATGAAAAATTGGGTTTTACAATTGTACGGCGATGACAGGATTTGTTTCCGGCGTTTATCATTTTTGTGGATTTCATATTTGTGTCAGTTTTAATGCTTTCTTAAAAAGGAGTTGCGGTTACAGATTGATCCTGGATTTCTACTTTTTGGACACCTTTTAGTTTCGTGGATAAATATTTTTCATTAATTTTCACCAACTTTATCCTTTGCTTTTTAAGGGAATTAAAATCGAGGGTAAGTTCAGAGACCCGGGAGGTCTTAATCGTCATTTCCCTGTTTTTGGTTACGATGACAATTTTTCCCATCTTAAGATCTTGCGGAAAAACTTCATAATAATATCCTGGATTAAATTTTCCGGAAAGAATCAATGCTTTGTTTTCTCTTAGTATTTTCACATAAGTGCTGTCACCGGCTTTCTTCTTTATAAGATAGAAAAAAGGATCATAGGCATTTTTTATGATGTCATCTTCCATTTGTAAAATGACATCACCTTTCTTTATTCCCATTTTTCCGGCTGTTGTACTGTCATTTTTTATAGAGCTGACTTTAAGTCCTTTTCCTTTAAATGAATAGTCATATGATATTCCGAAATCTGCTTTATCATTAAAAATTTTCAGGCTGTATTTTTTATGCCATTCCTGTGATGAGGACTCTGTATCGATTTTTGTAATAGAAATAAAGGAAAACCGGGCTGGTACCGCTGTTTCTACAGATGCATTAAAAGGAGAGATGCGGCTGTTTTTACGGATAAAGGTCAGGAGACTGTCTTTTTCGCCATCAAAATAAGCCATCTCATGTCCGCCTTTTGGGGTTTTGTAAATAATATTACGGTTAAATTGTTTCAGATACCCGGTCACCGGTGTCATCTGATTAATGGGGTAAAGCGGATCTTCGGTAGTGTTAATCACATAAATGGGAATATTATTGCTGTTCTGGGGAAATATTCCGTTTTTACCCAATTTTGCGGCCACAGGTAAGCTTCCGTTCATGGCAATAAAACCAGCGAAGAGAAACGGATTGGTCATGGCAGTGTATAAAACCCCTGAGCCCCCGTCTGAGAAACCACTCAGGAATACTTTGTCAGCATCGATATTAAATTCCTCTTTTGTCACTTCGATTTCTTTAAATATCATATCCTGTCCGACCTCATCAAACCAGGTGGCTCCCTGTTGTCCGTAACAGAAAAGCAGAAAAAAGCCGCCCCGATCAGCCAGACCGACCCATTTTGATTTTTTTATATAATCCAGCGGGTCTTTTTTTAGTTGCGGACTCGAAACTGAGCCATGAAGAAAAACGATCAGCGGTTTTTTTTTATTTACGGGGAAGTTTTTTGGAGTATACACAATGTAAGGCCGGATTTTACCGTCAGTACACCTGTAATTGAATGTATCGAATTTCCCTTCCTGCGCACAGGTAATTGAAAAAATGAAGAAAAAAATAATAATACTTTTCATGAATGTAAGCCGAGATTTAAGTGATTTATGACTTTGACTGTTTGATAAAGACGCTTTTAAAAAATTATTTCTAATGACGGGTCGTCGCTTCCTTAACACCCGCTGCAGTATTCATACATGTTACACCCCTGAAACTCTGATCATGCTGATGTATTTTAATTTTTTGACATTAAACAGGTGAAATAACCGTTATTATCATTCCCTTGATGGTCATATTAAAATCGTGCTCGACCAACTATTCTTA encodes:
- a CDS encoding choice-of-anchor L domain-containing protein, which translates into the protein MKSTKMINAGNKSCHRRTIVKPNFSFLIVLLISVYSFPQNKQQIPRRILPKENATAESMKAGAFIDVNVSSYAPSSYAPPQLVNDILIKGGTHCSAPNVTNVKVSPGHTATDDNRFWGYFHKAATNFPFRDGLVLTTGFARQAGNSVISSPLEAKISLQGDADLAAATNTNIAEHYDAVALEFDFVPYSNKIKFNYLFASEEYTGIYPCSYSDAFAILIKPVAGGPYVNVAVLPGGAGPISVTNIHPANFACAASNESYFAGYNTANVETNFKGRTIPLTALADVTPGVAYHFKMVLCDYKDQKLDTAVFLEGGSFDIGVKIVDGANMILPDTIYLCDHQPQILKASVAPTSGMTFQWFKDGIPVSGATNIAYTATVPGIYEVKVSVPGNQCPGSAKITIIGGLSPTVQNAVLKMCTTTDAATFNLNTAISMISTTVGAVFRFYENQADAVAQNNNHITNLTNYNGTDGQILYVLVSNGAFCSKIATLTLKKEETPTALLTASRLKICAGESVLVTASGGATYLWSDSTGTTSGIRTVNPTQTTTYSVHAIGAQGCKSPVPARLTIEVVPAIVSTLKGGPICDRDMITLDAGSGPEYTYQWSSGETTQTITTAIPGEYSVKISNGVCSEEFKAQVIRATIPEIKKADYNENGTMMLKADNPSNSTLEYSIDNGMTWQSSNIFHNVPRNKIIPIRIRVKNTSCVSFLEYFTFIMQNVITPNGDHLNDIIDFRGLNKYENFSASIFDRYGKEVYKAEKTKPYWDGYFQGKRLPTASYWYQVAFESPVGKEKIVKTGWILLKNFE
- a CDS encoding phospholipase translates to MKSIIIFFFIFSITCAQEGKFDTFNYRCTDGKIRPYIVYTPKNFPVNKKKPLIVFLHGSVSSPQLKKDPLDYIKKSKWVGLADRGGFFLLFCYGQQGATWFDEVGQDMIFKEIEVTKEEFNIDADKVFLSGFSDGGSGVLYTAMTNPFLFAGFIAMNGSLPVAAKLGKNGIFPQNSNNIPIYVINTTEDPLYPINQMTPVTGYLKQFNRNIIYKTPKGGHEMAYFDGEKDSLLTFIRKNSRISPFNASVETAVPARFSFISITKIDTESSSQEWHKKYSLKIFNDKADFGISYDYSFKGKGLKVSSIKNDSTTAGKMGIKKGDVILQMEDDIIKNAYDPFFYLIKKKAGDSTYVKILRENKALILSGKFNPGYYYEVFPQDLKMGKIVIVTKNREMTIKTSRVSELTLDFNSLKKQRIKLVKINEKYLSTKLKGVQKVEIQDQSVTATPF
- a CDS encoding choice-of-anchor L domain-containing protein, whose product is MKVYTLWLFILLASSHFFHSQDIKPRDPQKKKLSSLSLKAGAFIDVNDAGYNESGFDITQLVRDVLLSPSVNNSCGTPNVFNVQISPNTAVADSTRAWGYFHRAATAFPFKDGIVLSTGYVKKAGNSAINNHLHDDIGSGSDPDLFTATNPQRGLINAVVLEFDFIPYSTQVKFNYLLASEEYVGDYPCSYSDAFALLIKPAAGGPYVNVAVLPGGAGPVSVTNIHPEITAVTISQGACSAINQQYFAGYNTANIETNFNGRTVPLTAIASVVPGQVYHFKMALADSGDTSYDTAVFLDGRSFDIGAQILDQFGNVLPPDLNICDQSSQVLQASVNDPNFAYQWYHNNAPIPNATTNTITATDPGTYTIEVTVPGNPCKGKATVQIHGGITPVAHDTTLLLCTTPDRTTFDLSTITSAISQTPGAIFRFYENQADAIAQNNNNIQNILDYNGNDGQILYVVVSNGFCYKTVQLTLQKEATPTARIKASKIKICPGESVTFTAEGGYSYLWNNFTGTGNIQTVTLYQTTTFTVYALGPKGCKSVNPATIRIEVVPAISSPLKDIEMCIGDKVTLDAGEGEGFKFLWSTGATTQKIETDQWGIYSVEIDNGVCKKVFQAKVMGAVIPFITALDYDGMKKTITVTAQNPVMNMISATLEYSIDQGISWQTSNIFTNLSDNTNYVVSVRRAGTHCMGSLDFFTLQINNVITPNSDGINDVLNLSSLVNFTDFTGSVYDRYGTEMFRFSKERPVWDGTISGRKLPTATYWYQFSFKYPKSKTKIKRSGWILLKNR